From the genome of Dehalococcoidia bacterium:
CATCTCCTGCCTTGTAGGTGTTCCACAGGGCATTGCGGACTTTTTTCCGCCCCATTTTCCCCGGCGCTTTCCCGGAGAATAGACATCTCTGAAGCGCCAGTTGCCCCATGGCCGCTTGACTTCCAAGAAGAGAGACATCCACCTCTTGACCCCGTCCGGATCGCTCTCGCTCAAAAAGGGCGATCATGATTCCATAAGCAAGAACTATTGCGCCAACCCAGTCGGCAACGCCATTGACCTGAACCAGCGGTGGCGGCTCATCCGGATCACCGCTGACGCTCAACATGCCACCTCTCCCCTGAGCTATCACGTCAAAAGACGGTTTCAGCTTATCGGGGCCGTTCTTACCAAATCCGTTGGCTGAAGCATAGATCAGTCGGGGATTAATCGCATTCAGCGTAGCATAGTCGATCTTCAATCGCTCTGCAACACCCAAGCGGAGATTCTGCACAAAGACATCCGCCTTTTCTGCCAGTCTATATAATACCTTCTGGCCCTCTTTCTTTTTAAGATCTAGGGTAATACCCATCTTGTTGCGATTGTGACACTCATAATAAGTGTTCAGGATGCTCTGATCGCTTTTCCATACCAAGCCTCTGCCCGGATCTCCTTTCTCTCGATCCTCAATCTTGACCACCTCTGCTCCCATATCTGCCAGCATCTGAGTGGCCACTGGCCCCTGTTGCCATATAGTAAG
Proteins encoded in this window:
- a CDS encoding CoA transferase, producing the protein LTIWQQGPVATQMLADMGAEVVKIEDREKGDPGRGLVWKSDQSILNTYYECHNRNKMGITLDLKKKEGQKVLYRLAEKADVFVQNLRLGVAERLKIDYATLNAINPRLIYASANGFGKNGPDKLKPSFDVIAQGRGGMLSVSGDPDEPPPLVQVNGVADWVGAIVLAYGIMIALFERERSGRGQEVDVSLLGSQAAMGQLALQRCLFSGKAPGKMGRKKVRNALWNTYKAGDGKWFILAALQSQRFWPDFCRVLNIEQLEKDPRFDSIDARGDNAEKLITIVDKVFATRPRDEWISKLETVDIPCGPVNDYADVIADPQMAANEYLVDFEHPTAGPIKMVGIPVGLSRTPGKLRIPAPEFGQHTENILMDWGGFSWEAIEQLRNSEVI